A region from the Diorhabda sublineata isolate icDioSubl1.1 chromosome X, icDioSubl1.1, whole genome shotgun sequence genome encodes:
- the LOC130450637 gene encoding uncharacterized protein LOC130450637, with the protein MSSSLIQHRKKQSQQRSKNVEVVVRIRLQKDLDAARSGTGFYVDKDNYQKMLDAIIAVTGENITAEELTEKKAERIEQLEDRMYSKVREFEETVVFQKRFGLPCRWNFQLYSN; encoded by the exons ATGTCATCTTCACTCATTCAACATAGGAAAAAACAATCACAGCAACGTTCAAAAAATGTGGAAGTTGTCGTTCGCATAAG GTTACAAAAAGATTTGGATGCAGCTAGATCAGGTACAGGATTTTACGTTGATAAGGATAACTATCAAAAGATGTTGGATGCAATTATAGCTGTAACTGGAGAAAATATTACAGCAGAAGAATTAACTGAAAAGAAAGCAGAGAGAATCGAACAGTTag AGGATCGAATGTATAGCAAAGTCAGAGAATTTGAAGAGACTGttgtgtttcaaaaaaggttcGGCTTGCCATGCCGATGGAATTTTCAATTGTACTCAAATTAA
- the LOC130450640 gene encoding uncharacterized protein LOC130450640, whose protein sequence is MKYHSELPTLDEFMNFLKDKSDILQCLDESQQSTKSIGNLSHDKQNCKYGKCTICKRKHNTLIHKQYNVVPPANNPSNEPTTSMNVVVNHNNSNTILKAETFANSLLSTVSCQIKDNQGNFHQIRALLDCGAQSNIITERRNEYYNTLKIPEHVQLSDPSFGCLQEVDLLLGANIFWDLLLNEKIKLGNNMLVNTVFGWIVTGALPIDNNKTIMCNLSSHIPEYDQLKKFWEIEEIKGSNQFLSQDDIVCESLFNGNTFRIENGQFVVKFPLKQSPELLGRSKPEAIRRFKTLEKRFTDVQFKQLYTDFIQEYETLGHMTKLTIEPDGIKYFLPHHGILKEMSTTTRLRVVFDGSFSADISKMYRQILIDREHRPLQQILWRDNPKSNFCTYHLNTVTYGTRSAPYLAIKCIKTLAEHNMNQYPKACETILKDMYVDDLLTGSNDLIELQKLCKDIYDFLSSANFILRKWISNNFQVVCGFKDNNISNAILDIGDKESCKTLGIQWDNRNDILKYTIKQFTHRNTITKRHILSIFAQIYDPLGLLSLSIVIAKLIIQKLWSLHIRWDEPIPQDIEQTWYRFQNELGSLNQLSIPRNAIYLNYVLTDVHCFCDATRDAYSCCIYLRSVDDS, encoded by the exons atgaaatatcatTCTGAATTACCAACTTTGgacgaatttatgaatttcttgaaaGACAAATCTGACATTTTACAATGTTTGGACGAGTCTCAACAATCAACTAAATCCATAGGCAATTTAA gtcatgataaacaaaattgtaaataCGGCAAATGTACAATATGCAAAAGGAAGCACAATACACTGATTCACAAACAATATAATGTAGTACCCCCGGCAAATAATCCTTCTAATGAACCAACAACTTCGATGAATGTAGTTGTAAACCACAATAATTCAAACACGATTTTAAAAGCGGAAACTTTCGCCAATTCACTGTTATCTACCGTCTCATGTCAAATTAAAGACAACCAAggcaattttcatcaaataagaGCACTGCTGGATTGTGGAGCTCAATCCAATATAATAACTGAAAG aagaaacgaatattacaacacATTAAAGATACCGGAACATGTTCAATTATCTGATCCCAGTTTTGGATGTCTACAAGAAGTCGATTTATTGTTGGGCGCCAATATATTTTGGGATTTgttattaaacgaaaaaataaaattgggaaATAATATGTTAGTTAACACTGTATTTGGATGGATAGTAACAGGTGCGCTtccaattgataataataaaacaatcatGTGTAACCTTTCAAGTCATATTCCTGAATATGACCAGTTGAAGAAATTCtgggaaattgaagaaataaaaggtagtaatcaatttttatctcaaGACGATATTGTGTGTGAGTCTTTATTTAACGGAAATACTTTCCGCATAGAAAACGGTCAGTTTGTAGTAAAATTCCCGTTAAAACAATCCCCAGAACTATTGGGCAGGTCTAAACCCGAAGCAATTAGAAGATTTAAGACATTAGAAAAACGGTTCACGGATgttcaatttaaacaattatacACCGATTTTATTCAAGAATATGAAACTTTAGGTCATATGACTAAATTAACTATTGAACCCGAtggaattaaatactttttaccACATCATggtattttaaaagaaatgagtACGACAACTCGTTTACGCGTAGTTTTTGATGGAAGCT TTTCCGCAGACATATCAAAAATGTATCGTCAAATTCTCATAGATCGAGAGCATAGACCTTTACAACAGATACTATGGCGTGATAACCCCAAAAGTAACTTTTGCACTTATCACTTGAATACAGTTACATATGGAACTCGATCAGCTCCATATCTGGCTATCAAGTGTATTAAGACGCTAGCGGAACACAATATGAATCAATACCCCAAAGCCTGTGAAACAATACTAAAGGACATGTACGTGGACGATTTGTTGACCGGTTCTAACGATTtaatagaattacaaaaattatgcaAAGACATATATGATTTCTTATCATCCgctaatttcattttaagaaagtggatttctaataattttcaagtagTTTGTGGCTTCAAAGATAACAATATCTCAAATGCAATTTTAGATATAGGTGATAAAGAAAGTTGTAAAACTTTGGGAATCCAATGGGACAATAGAAATGACAttctaaaatatacaattaaacaATTTACCCATCGAAACACAATTACTAAACGTcacattctttcaatttttgctCAAATTTACGATCCTTTAGGGTTATTGAGCCTTTCAATAGTTAttgcaaaattaataatacagaAATTATGGTCCCTACACATTAGATGGGATGAGCCTATTCCACAAGATATAGAACAAACTTGGTATCGATTTCAGAATGAACTTGGCAGTTTAAATCAATTATCTATTCCTAGAAAtgctatttatttaaactatgtACTTACAGATGTCCATTGCTTCTGCGATGCAACGAGAGATGCATATTCATGTTGCATATACTTACGTAGTGTTGACGATAGCTGA
- the LOC130450641 gene encoding uncharacterized protein LOC130450641, with product MSNQLQRHEEIQQELLCFGYGRIQLVKELHKPIRRNYPRRRTIIKGLDDLWQMDLAEMRPARHNRGFKMILVVINCFSKFVWTRPLKTKTAEEITRAFSSIIRGGRMAKNLQSDQETEFYNTKFKTLIYLKIAGPRKLNVGDIVRISKAKHAFEKCYTPNFTTELFKITKVKITNPVSYLIEDMNGSPIRGCFYEEELQKTKNPNIYLVEKVLKRNRSRIYVKWLGLDKKHNGWIYTDDLV from the exons ATGTCTAATCAGCTTCAGAGGCATGAAGAAATTCAACAAGAACTTTTATGTTTTGGATACGGAAG GATTCAACTTGTTAAGGAATTACATAAACCGATTCGACGCAATTATCCCCGTCGACGAACAATAATTAAAGGTCTTGATGACTTATGGCAGATGGATCTAGCTGAAATGAGACCTGCAAGACATAATAGAggatttaaaatgattttggtAGTTATcaattgtttttcgaaattcgtGTGGACTCGTCCACTCAAGACGAAAACAGCCGAAGAAATAACTCGTGCATTTTCGAGTATTATCAGAGGCGGTAGAATGGCAAAAAATCTACAATCAGATCAAGAAACGGAATTTTACAATACTAAATTTAAAACTCTAAT TTATTTGAAAATCGCCGGACCTAGAAAGTTAAATGTAGGAGATATTGTGCGAATAAGTAAAGCGAAACATGcttttgaaaaatgttacaCTCCCAATTTTACAactgaattattcaaaattacgaAAGTGAAAATAACGAATCCTGTATCGTATTTAATAGAAGATATGAATGGATCACCTATCAGAGGTTGTTTCTATGAAGAGGAAttacaaaaaaccaaaaatcccAACATTTATCTCGTTGAAAAAGTATTGAAGAGGAATCGTAGTAGAATTTACGTCAAATGGTTAGGTTTAGATAAAAAACATAACGGTTGGATATACACTGATGATTTGGTATAG
- the LOC130450642 gene encoding matrix metalloproteinase-18-like: MLLLLLLFLSLVASEKIDINYAVKYMERFGYFNKSKHDVTDMISILRDFQEKFNLLVDGTLNPETIQLLERPRCSVGENYDGEHSYSVRTKWKKTNLTWYFPQATPPYVAAAEKAFNIWQENSKFTFKGVTILT, encoded by the coding sequence atgcttcttcttcttctactatTTCTATCTTTAGTTGcaagtgaaaaaattgatataaattatgcCGTAAAATATATGGAAAGATTTGGATATTTTAACAAGTCGAAACATGATGTCACAGATATGATATCGATTTTAAGAGATTTTCAAGAGAAATTCAATTTACTTGTAGATGGCACTCTTAATCCTGAGACAATTCAACTATTAGAGCGACCTCGTTGTAGTGTAGGTGAAAATTATGATGGTGAACATTCGTATAGTGTtagaacaaaatggaaaaaaactaaCCTAACTTGGTATTTTCCTCAAGCCACACCGCCATACGTTGCTGCTGCTGAAAAGGCATTTAATATTTGGCaagaaaattccaaatttacaTTTAAAGGAGTAACGATTCTAACATAA
- the LOC130450643 gene encoding hatching enzyme-like, whose protein sequence is MVLAHEIGHTLGIGHSDVPTAIMYPWYQKNITMLDEDDKMALESLYGPTQKFVHNPYNDKSTTTTMSTTTMQPTLHSTVTNICDIKSVDFMFLASTPSFPNFRLYIGFNRFLWKFDLFDIHIPLHSEYVKDYLPQKTQFEPISHIFQNSAGNLFAFNKLTGDCYTTSFPDLTILEINKVPIPTNSKVDVIFQTNSGQIFVFYDQAYYIEFNDGFKKILNRGRVSDRFLGLPKNPTAAFRYIDGYIYFFTQDTTTTTTYYKFSEYSRSVISSGPFDWNLFGIPWPNSSLKEQLKALLTRVLSIYE, encoded by the coding sequence ATGGTATTAGCACACGAAATCGGCCACACCTTAGGAATTGGTCATAGTGACGTTCCAACTGCAATAATGTATCCGTGGTatcagaaaaacattacaatgcTCGATGAAGATGACAAAATGGCGCTCGAATCTCTTTATGGTCCTACACAAAAATTTGTACATAATCCATACAACGACAAATCAACGACGACGACGATGTCGACGACGACTATGCAACCAACACTTCATTCAACGGTGACCAATATATGTGATATTAAATCTGTAGATTTTATGTTTCTTGCATCGACTCCATCATTCCCAAATTTCCGTCTTTACATTGGTTTCAACAGATTTCTatggaaatttgatttatttgacattCATATACCTTTACATTCTGAATACGTCAAAGATTATCTTCCACAGAAGACTCAATTCGAACCAATAtcacacatttttcaaaattctgcaGGCAATTTGTTTGCATTTAATAAACTTACCGGCGATTGTTATACGACATCTTTTCCAGATTTGACTATATTGGAAATAAACAAAGTGCCCATACCAACTAATTCGAAAGttgatgttatttttcaaacaaatagtggtcaaatttttgtgttttatgatCAAGCATATTACATCGAATTCAATGATggatttaagaaaattttgaatagaggTCGAGTTAGCGATCGTTTTTTGGGGCTTCCGAAAAATCCTACTGCTGCATTCCGTTATATCGATGGATACATTTACTTTTTCACTCAAGACACAACCACCACCACCACCTACTACAAATTCAGCGAATATTCGAGAAGTGTTATATCATCTGGACCATTTGATTGGAATCTTTTTGGCATACCATGGCCCAATAGCAGTCTGAAAGAGCAGCTAAAAGCACTTCTTACTCGTGTACTatctatttatgaataa